The following proteins are co-located in the Echinicola sp. 20G genome:
- a CDS encoding Wzz/FepE/Etk N-terminal domain-containing protein: MADHQHIIDDKITFKELIQRGEGWIRFFKSKWKFILLATIMGASLGLIASLIKKPKYTAETTFVLEESDGSGMGNLSGLASLAGINLGSLGGSSGLFKGDNIMELYRSDHMLIKTLLSENSGGEGLLVDRYIHYHQLDKKWADKVDFNALDFTLNREEFPVQQDSVMKVLAKMIREKDLGVTKPDRKLSIIKVAVTSKDEQFAKAYNEKLVENVNQFYFETKTKKTAENLSILQNQADSVRRVLDRDLAELAGMQDDRPNPNPLMQRASVESKSKQVDIQVSSSAYSEIVKNLEIAKINHRNSTPLIQIIDKPRFPLAESKLKWYVGVFLGGVAAFLLAIIYLYISRLYQANVKEAQ; this comes from the coding sequence ATGGCAGATCATCAACATATCATCGACGACAAAATCACTTTCAAAGAGTTGATCCAGAGAGGAGAAGGTTGGATCAGGTTTTTTAAAAGTAAGTGGAAGTTTATACTCCTGGCTACCATTATGGGAGCATCCCTTGGACTGATCGCTTCCTTGATAAAAAAGCCTAAATATACAGCCGAAACCACTTTTGTTTTGGAAGAATCAGACGGTAGTGGGATGGGGAATTTATCGGGGCTGGCAAGTTTGGCGGGGATCAACCTAGGCTCGTTGGGCGGTAGTAGTGGTCTTTTCAAAGGAGATAACATCATGGAACTATACCGTTCTGACCATATGTTAATCAAAACATTGTTGAGCGAAAATTCGGGGGGAGAGGGCTTATTGGTGGACAGGTATATCCATTATCATCAATTGGATAAAAAATGGGCTGATAAAGTTGATTTCAATGCTTTGGATTTTACTTTAAATCGAGAAGAGTTTCCAGTGCAGCAAGATAGTGTGATGAAAGTTCTGGCCAAGATGATCAGGGAAAAGGATCTTGGAGTTACCAAGCCTGACCGTAAGTTGAGTATCATTAAGGTAGCGGTGACTTCCAAAGACGAGCAATTTGCTAAAGCCTATAATGAGAAATTGGTTGAAAATGTCAATCAGTTTTATTTCGAGACTAAAACCAAAAAGACGGCGGAGAATTTAAGTATTCTACAAAATCAAGCAGATAGTGTGAGAAGGGTTTTAGATCGAGACTTAGCAGAGTTGGCAGGGATGCAGGATGACCGACCTAATCCTAACCCGTTGATGCAGCGGGCCTCAGTAGAGTCAAAAAGCAAGCAGGTAGACATTCAAGTGTCCAGTAGTGCTTACTCTGAGATTGTAAAGAATTTGGAAATTGCTAAAATAAACCATAGAAACAGTACCCCCTTGATTCAAATAATTGACAAACCCAGATTTCCTTTGGCAGAGTCAAAACTAAAATGGTATGTAGGGGTTTTTCTAGGTGGCGTAGCAGCTTTCCTGTTGGCCATTATTTATTTGTATATCTCTCGGCTTTATCAAGCCAATGTGAAAGAGGCTCAGTAG